Below is a window of Paramagnetospirillum magneticum AMB-1 DNA.
TTCCATCTGCAGGAAAAGTTCCTGGCCCTGAAGCCGATCATCGATGAATGGGGCGTGTGGTTCATCATCGTCAAGGGCGCCACCCCCATTCCCTACAAGCTGGTGACCATCACCGCCGGCGCCTTCGACTTCGACCTGATGAAGTTCACCTTCGCCTCGGTGGTGGCGCGTGGCATGCGCTTCGTGCTGGTGGCGGCGCTGCTGTGGAAGTTCGGTCCGCCCGTGCGCGAGTTCGTCGAGCGGCGCCTGAAGCTGGTCACCACGGTGTTCGTCATCGTGCTGGTGGGCGGCTTCTTCATGGTGAAGCTGCTGTAGGGCAGGGCTTATCTAAAGGTTGATAAACTTCGGACTCGGCAGGCAAAGCCCTTGCTGATCTCCCTTGCTTGAATTATTCTACTTCTCACTCTGGCGCTCCTCCCCGCTCCCCCCACTCCGCTGGGATGGGCGACCAGGGCCCACCGCTCAATCTCAGGGAGACGGGTGGGAAGCAAAGGGCTCAGCTCGCGCCACCCTCCCCCCATAAGGGGCGCGAAGCGGCCACGGGCGGCGAGGGACGGGGCCGGGCAACCAGCCTTC
It encodes the following:
- a CDS encoding YqaA family protein; the protein is MLKGLYDWMMAKAAHRHAIWWLAAISFIESSFFPIPPDVMLIPMVIAAPTRWLRIAMVCTASSVAGGYLGYAIGHFAMDSIGMAILGAFHLQEKFLALKPIIDEWGVWFIIVKGATPIPYKLVTITAGAFDFDLMKFTFASVVARGMRFVLVAALLWKFGPPVREFVERRLKLVTTVFVIVLVGGFFMVKLL